One genomic region from Athalia rosae chromosome 3, iyAthRosa1.1, whole genome shotgun sequence encodes:
- the LOC105689391 gene encoding uncharacterized protein LOC105689391 produces MTPFILFFFLLTSASTARSEESIDNQLKALSEEDVGDVSPMKLSSAADSSSSSDDWGSSESNQQLTTNAAIPSSSDEEDEDRPTETKSSRGKKSFSFSSSQKKGRKHKALFIDYPFVPQISAIPNFNNLQYDDQLQVEGTEERSPIGGINGGRKRYQESNIYYIRLPPTPYMFVPGLGYVSQPPSYSTAPLRPQISHHIRPQVQQNLYRPSSPHNLYNSQFNDINPFINLPIDFVSNGKPTGVYQWQSSYQNSKRPDSQITKLDKAPYYFNGRPHSVYLLRPDASQSVHQGIQYPDYQDNSYY; encoded by the coding sequence ATGACGCCgtttattctcttctttttcctgttGACCTCCGCTTCGACGGCTCGGTCAGAAGAATCGATTGATAATCAACTGAAAGCACTTTCCGAGGAAGACGTTGGCGACGTGTCCCCGATGAAATTGTCGTCAGCAGCGGATTCGTCCAGTTCCTCAGACGACTGGGGGTCTTCGGAATCTAATCAACAATTGACGACAAATGCGGCGATCCCTTCCTCGTCGGATGAGGAAGATGAGGATCGACCCACCGAGACCAAATCATCCAGAGGGAAAAagtctttttccttttcaagtTCAcagaaaaagggaaggaagCACAAAGCACTTTTCATCGACTACCCGTTCGTGCCTCAGATATCGGCGATCCcaaattttaataatctcCAGTACGACGATCAGTTGCAAGTCGAAGGTACCGAAGAAAGATCTCCGATAGGTGGAATAAATGGTGGACGAAAACGTTACCAGGAGAgcaatatttattacataagATTACCACCCACACCTTACATGTTCGTACCGGGTTTGGGTTACGTTTCACAACCCCCATCTTACTCGACCGCTCCCCTAAGGCCGCAAATATCTCATCACATTCGACCTCAAGTGCAACAAAATCTTTACAGACCGTCATCGCCTCATAATCTGTACAATTCACAATTCAACGATATAAATCCATTCATAAATCTTCCTATAGATTTTGTAAGCAACGGTAAACCGACCGGTGTTTATCAATGGCAATCGAgttatcaaaattcaaaaaggcCCGATAGTCAAATTACTAAGTTGGATAAAGCCCCTTATTATTTCAACGGGAGACCTCACAGCGTATATTTACTTAGGCCAGATGCAAGTCAATCGGTTCATCAAGGAATTCAGTACCCTGATTATCAGGATAATTcgtattattga